CAGGGCGGGAGCGTACGTAGAGCAGCTGGGTGGGCTCCGAAGTTGCAGCTCCTCAGGCTCCGGGACCTTTAGGGTCTCTTCGCGTGCCTTCTATTGAAGAGCAGGAACTGACGGTTGTTTTAAGTCTCTCACTTCCAGAAAGTTTCCTGGGGACCTGTCCCGTCGGAAAGTCGAGGGGCAGTTGTCTTGGTATTTGAAAAGGGGGTATCCAGTGAGGCGGAGCTTGAGGGGGTGGTGTCGAGTGATTGATAAAGCTGTCAACCAATAAGGCTACTATCGCTCGCCTCAGGAAAACCACTCCAGCTGGATGTGCGCATAATAGTGTAATCACTCataattctattttgtttaataaaataattcgTTCTTTAGACGTCTCGAAAGCGAAGACTGGCACTCCTCAGTCTACCACGGACTGCTCGCAGGCCGATACTGAACAGAAGTACCCTTATCAAGGAGGCGTCACCTCTGGGCAAGCCTAGCATCAGTCCATTGACCCCCCACAGTCACTATGATAGACGTTCTCCCAGACCAACAGCTTCCTTTGGCTCGAGGCGGGTCTTACGTGGAGGGCCTATGGATCTACGTCGGCTCAGCCAATAGGGTCAGGGCAGGGGGCGTGGCGGGAAGTTTGAAACTGGTAACTTCGGGAGTTGCGCCACGAGCTGTTGTGCACCCAGAGGTGGAATTGGAGCCAGGTAAGTGATTtgaataatttaataaacaaGTTAGCGGGCTCGGCAGGCCCAGAATGAGCCATTTTGTCAGCTGCAGCGGTCATTAACTCCGCAGAGGCCTCTGGTCCCCCGCCAGGAAGTTTCTTCGCTGGAAACTGGGAAGATAGGGTGGTTTAGGGTTGAGGGTCCGACGTGGAAGGGATAAGGGCTGAGACCTCAGTCACTTCTCACAGGCATTCCTTCCTCTTCCCGGGCTGGCCCTTGCCCCTACCCTGCAACTCCTGGTTGAGATGGGCTCAGCCAAGAGCGTCCCAGTCACACCAGCGCGGCCTCCGCCGCACAACAAGCATCTGGCTCGAGTGGCGGACCCCCGTTCACCTAGTGCTGGCATCCTGCGCACTCCCATCCAGGTACTCTGGGCCAGAGTGGGAAAGGCAGAGAATGTCTGAATTCTTGGGCCTCTTCCTAACCTGATTTTGAGAGAGCCCTCATGTCCCCACCCTTATCCTGGCCTTATTTTCTGGATTCTCAATCTGTGTGGGGTAGACTGGATATCTGAGGGCCCTGGCAATTCCTTCCTGAAATatggggaggagaagagagaagagtcagGGCCCAGACTTGTTCTAGCCTATGGTCTTGACAGGTGGAGAGCTCTCCACAGCCAGGCCTACCAGCAGGGGAGCAACTGGAGGGTCTTAAACATGCCCAGGACTCAGATCCTCGCTCTCCTACTCTTGGTATTGCTCGGACACCTATGAAGACCAGCAGTGGAGGTAAGTGTTGGGCCCAGGGAATGCTGATGAAACTGTCATCTATTATTCTTGGGTAGGGTCCATGAAGCCATTCTCTCAGGGATCTTTAAAGGGTCctccatcctcctgcttcagaccCATCTCACTCTTATCTCAATGTTTTGTTCCCagcctgggtatggtggcttatgcctgtaatcccagcactttggaaggccagggtggtcagatcgcttgagcccaggagttcaaggccagcttaggcaacatggcaaaaccccatctctacaaaaaatgcacacacacacacacacacacacaaaagcacagtggcatgggcctgtgatcccagctactcaggaggctgaggtgggaggatttcttgagcccacgaggtcaaggctgcagtgaactgtgatcatgccactgcactccagcctgggggacagagcaagccccatctcaataaaaaagaaaagaaaaattgctccCTTTCACCTTGATTTCCTTGATTTCTCTCTTCCCACTTGCTCACTCACCTGGGCATGAGTCCTAAGGTTCCTGTATCTTTTGCTCCTTGCTGAATGTTGCATATCAGAAGGTCACTGTTCACTTCACTTTCTTCCTCTAGACCCCCCAAGCCCACTGGTGAAACAGCTGAGTGAAGTATTTGAAACTGAAGACTCTAAATCAAATCTTCCCCCAGAGCCTGTTCTGCCCCCGGAGGCACCTTTATCTTCTGAATTGGACTTGCCTCTGGGTACCCAGTTATCTGCTGAGGAACAGATGCCACCTTGGAACCAGACTGAGTTCCCCTCCAAACAGGTGTTTTCCAAGGAGGAAGCAAGACAGCCCACAGAAACCCCTGCGGCCAGCCAGAGCTCTGACAAGCCCTCAAGGGACCCTGAGACTCCCAGATCTTCAGGTACAGAATCTAAAGGCAAGATGTAGGGAAGATAAGCTAGGATAATGTTTTGGGATAAGGTCCATGGGTGAGTGTGGGAGGAATAAACTGTGAGTCCTAGTTTTAGGTCCTTGCGTTAACTCCTTACCCACCCCAGGTTCTATGCGCAATAGATGGAAACCAAACAGCAGCAAGGTACTAGGGAGATCCCCCCTCACCATCCTGCAGGATGACAACTCCCCTGGCACCCTGACACTACGACAGGTAAAGGAAGAGAAGGTGAAAGCTGTTACTAGGATATCCAACGTAGAGGGTGGGAGACCCTTTTACCCAGATCTTCCCTCTCCTGAACAGCAACCCCCCAACTCATATACTGCCGTTTTCAGGGTAAGCGGCCTTCACCCCTAAGTGAAAATGTTAGTGAACTAAAGGAAGGAGCCATTCTTGGAACTGGACGACCTCTGAAAACTGGAGGACGAACATGGGAACAAGGCCAGGACCATGACAAGGAAAATCAGCACTTTCCCTTGGTGGAGAGCTAGGCCTTGCATGGCCCCAGCAATGCAATCACCCAGGGCCTGGTGGTATCTGTGTCCTCTCACCCCTTCTTTCCCAGGGATACTGAGGAAAGGCTTGTTTTCTTAGACTCCTCCTCAACTACCCAACTGGGACTCAGAGCTTTATTGGGCTTTCTTTGTGTcttgtgtgtttcttttatattaaaggaagtgattttaaatgttactttaaaaaggTATATGTAAACCTTGCACCGAGTTTTCTGTGTGTAGAATGGCAGCCTAGAGACCTTGTGTTCCCTGGCCTGAGCCCACTGATGCTCTGAGCTTCCTTTGCACATCTCCCTTAAACCATGATGTCCCCATGGCTCTGTCCTTGGCCCTTTCCTCCTGCTCTCCCTAGGTGTTTACTTCTAGGGCTTTAGCTATCACTTCCCTATATTCTGGTAACTTCCAGGTCTCTCTCTCTAACCCTGACCTTTATCCAGCTGCCCTATAAATACTTCAAAGTCAGTTTGTCTAAAACTGAATTCATGATCTTCCCCCAAAAGCTATTCCTCATGCCCTCTTCCCTATCCTTGTGAATGACAGCATTATCTACCCAGCCACCAAACTCAAACCTTGGCCATTATCTCAAATCCTTCCCTCCCAATATCCTCTATCCTAGCATTTGGTCACTAAATCCTGGTGattccacattttgtttgtttgcttgttttcttagaggcagggtcttgctctgtcacccaggctggagtgcagtggcacaatcacagctcactgcagcctcaacctcctgagctcaagtgatcctcctgtctcagtctctcaagtagctgggattacaggcatgagccaccaggcctggctaatttttatattttttttttatagagatgaggtcttgccatattgcccaggctggtttcaagctcctaggctcaagtgatctgcctgcctcagcctcctgaagtgctgggatgacaggcatgagccaccatgcccagcctgcccaggtaatttttaattttttttgtagatacagggtcacACTatggtgctcaggctggtctcaaattccgggcctcaggagatcctcctgccaGCCTTCCAAGgctctgggatgacaggcatgagccactgttccagCGGATTCCACGTCTTTAATCTCTTCCTAATCCCTCTCCCTAACCCCTCTGTCCTGTCGCTCTTGCATTTCTTGCCACCTGCCTCCTATCTTGTTTCCCTAGTGCCagtctttcctccctccctttcatcAACCTACACTGCTTCTTTCCAAAAGATCTGGAGCAGTCTTTCTGAGAAGCATAACTGAACGTGTTACTACTCTGCTCAGAACTCCTTAATGGCTTCCCATTGCCCTTAGGAAAACGTCTGGAGTCTCTGGCTTGGCATTCAAGACCTTTTATAATCTGATTCCTTCTCAATCTAACCCTCCCGTACAAACACATGGGCACCACAGGCAGGCCATAGCAAACTGCTGCACACACAGTCCCCCAGCCACCTGCTGAATACCTTCTCCCCCTGACCCATCTCAGGCCTCCTCCCATGAGCCCACAAGCTGTCCAGTACCTAGCCTTTATCACAGCACCTGTAACACATTACTGCCCTTAAATGGGGCCTGGGTCTTTTGGGAACAGAAGGGAGTGGAAGACAAACATCACAGATGTACCAGGGTGCTACACTTTATTGCAGTTGtcttaggagagaaaaaaaggtagaaaaaggagaaagcatAAATAAGAAGAGGACCAGGACTCTAGTGGTGCCAGAGCCATAGTCACAGGGCCAAATGCCTATACCACCCAGGTCTGGACAAAGGTCGTGGCTCCGGGGGAGGAA
This sequence is a window from Theropithecus gelada isolate Dixy chromosome 11, Tgel_1.0, whole genome shotgun sequence. Protein-coding genes within it:
- the CDCA3 gene encoding cell division cycle-associated protein 3 isoform X3, yielding MGSAKSVPVTPARPPPHNKHLARVADPRSPSAGILRTPIQVESSPQPGLPAGEQLEGLKHAQDSDPRSPTLGIARTPMKTSSGDPPSPLVKQLSEVFETEDSKSNLPPEPVLPPEAPLSSELDLPLGTQLSAEEQMPPWNQTEFPSKQVFSKEEARQPTETPAASQSSDKPSRDPETPRSSG
- the CDCA3 gene encoding cell division cycle-associated protein 3 isoform X1, with translation MGSAKSVPVTPARPPPHNKHLARVADPRSPSAGILRTPIQVESSPQPGLPAGEQLEGLKHAQDSDPRSPTLGIARTPMKTSSGDPPSPLVKQLSEVFETEDSKSNLPPEPVLPPEAPLSSELDLPLGTQLSAEEQMPPWNQTEFPSKQVFSKEEARQPTETPAASQSSDKPSRDPETPRSSGSMRNRWKPNSSKVLGRSPLTILQDDNSPGTLTLRQGKRPSPLSENVSELKEGAILGTGRPLKTGGRTWEQGQDHDKENQHFPLVES
- the CDCA3 gene encoding cell division cycle-associated protein 3 isoform X2; translation: MGSAKSVPVTPARPPPHNKHLARVADPRSPSAGILRTPIQVESSPQPGLPAGEQLEGLKHAQDSDPRSPTLGIARTPMKTSSGEPVLPPEAPLSSELDLPLGTQLSAEEQMPPWNQTEFPSKQVFSKEEARQPTETPAASQSSDKPSRDPETPRSSGSMRNRWKPNSSKVLGRSPLTILQDDNSPGTLTLRQGKRPSPLSENVSELKEGAILGTGRPLKTGGRTWEQGQDHDKENQHFPLVES
- the CDCA3 gene encoding cell division cycle-associated protein 3 isoform X4, which produces MKTSSGDPPSPLVKQLSEVFETEDSKSNLPPEPVLPPEAPLSSELDLPLGTQLSAEEQMPPWNQTEFPSKQVFSKEEARQPTETPAASQSSDKPSRDPETPRSSG